One segment of Paraburkholderia sp. PGU19 DNA contains the following:
- a CDS encoding TIM barrel protein codes for MFQLAVCAEMVFRDLPFAQRVRKIAELGFHVEIWDWTRHDLAELQQTGATFSSMTGYIEGDLITESGAQRLVETAEQSIEAAKRLRCPRLNLHGTGLDSHGMPVKPTPSVTGPMWLAAVHTLTRMAELGRRAEVVFCLENLNTAVDHPGVPFARAADTLALVEAVDSPHLRLNLDLYHAQIGEGNLIELVRNALPFIGEIQVADVPGRCEPGTGEIYYPAIARALSQAGYRGTVAMEAWASGDDELALQRFREAFSI; via the coding sequence ATGTTTCAACTGGCCGTATGCGCGGAAATGGTTTTCCGCGACCTCCCGTTCGCCCAGCGCGTCAGAAAGATTGCTGAACTCGGATTCCATGTGGAGATCTGGGACTGGACCCGACATGATCTCGCCGAATTACAGCAGACAGGCGCAACGTTCTCTTCGATGACGGGATATATCGAAGGCGACCTGATTACGGAAAGCGGGGCTCAGCGGCTAGTCGAAACGGCTGAGCAATCCATCGAGGCAGCGAAGCGCCTGCGCTGTCCTCGTTTGAATCTGCATGGTACGGGACTGGATAGCCATGGAATGCCCGTGAAGCCGACTCCATCGGTTACGGGACCGATGTGGCTCGCCGCCGTGCATACGCTGACGCGTATGGCGGAACTCGGCCGCCGCGCAGAAGTGGTGTTCTGCCTTGAGAACCTCAATACGGCCGTCGATCACCCGGGCGTACCGTTCGCCAGAGCCGCCGACACGCTTGCTCTCGTGGAAGCAGTCGACAGTCCGCATCTGCGCCTCAACCTCGATCTTTATCACGCGCAGATTGGCGAGGGCAATCTCATCGAACTCGTCCGAAATGCACTGCCTTTTATTGGTGAAATCCAGGTCGCCGATGTTCCGGGACGATGTGAGCCGGGCACGGGAGAAATCTATTACCCGGCAATCGCTCGCGCCCTGTCACAAGCCGGATACCGTGGCACTGTCGCGATGGAGGCATGGGCCAGTGGCGACGATGAACTGGCATTGCAACGGTTCCGGGAAGCCTTCTCGATCTGA
- the iolG gene encoding inositol 2-dehydrogenase → MLNVALLGAGRIGQVHAKSIVANRDCKLVAVSDVVADAAHTLAHRYGAEARPVDAIFGDSAIDAVLIATSTDTHSDLIERATAAGKWVLCEKPVDLSLERALQCRVKVANTGKRVMIGFNRRFDPNFAALKHALDAGEIGKAELLSITSFDPAPPPISYLKGSGGLFRDMMIHDFDIACWMMGGAPTKVMAAGSSLVDPEIGAAGDVDTAVVTLTWKDGRIAVIKNSRRAGYGYDQRIELLGSQGLLSAGNVLENTVEKITSEGTLTAKPVYFFLERYMRAYEAEWAAFVQAVKDDSAMPVTLEDGIAALACAEAAARSAQTGETATILPDMLSAR, encoded by the coding sequence ATGCTAAACGTTGCCCTGCTGGGCGCCGGCCGGATCGGCCAGGTGCATGCCAAATCCATCGTTGCGAATCGCGACTGCAAGCTCGTCGCGGTATCCGACGTCGTCGCCGATGCGGCACACACGCTTGCCCATCGATATGGCGCGGAGGCGCGTCCTGTCGACGCTATTTTTGGCGATTCCGCGATCGACGCCGTGCTCATTGCGACATCGACGGACACGCATTCTGACCTCATCGAGCGAGCCACGGCCGCGGGTAAGTGGGTCCTGTGTGAGAAACCCGTCGATCTCTCGCTGGAGCGTGCGCTCCAATGCCGGGTCAAGGTGGCGAACACCGGCAAGCGCGTCATGATCGGCTTCAATCGCCGTTTCGATCCGAATTTCGCGGCGCTCAAGCATGCGCTCGATGCTGGGGAGATTGGCAAGGCCGAACTGCTGTCTATCACTTCTTTCGATCCGGCTCCGCCGCCCATTTCCTATCTCAAAGGATCAGGCGGATTGTTCCGCGACATGATGATTCACGATTTCGATATCGCCTGCTGGATGATGGGTGGAGCGCCGACGAAAGTCATGGCGGCAGGCTCATCGCTCGTGGATCCGGAAATCGGCGCGGCCGGCGACGTGGACACGGCCGTGGTCACGCTGACCTGGAAAGACGGTCGTATTGCCGTCATCAAGAACTCTCGCCGCGCCGGATATGGATACGATCAGCGAATCGAGCTGCTGGGTTCGCAGGGTCTGTTGTCTGCCGGGAACGTCCTCGAAAACACCGTCGAAAAAATCACGAGCGAAGGCACGCTAACTGCGAAGCCGGTGTACTTCTTTCTGGAGCGGTACATGCGGGCTTACGAAGCGGAATGGGCCGCTTTTGTCCAGGCAGTCAAGGACGACTCCGCCATGCCCGTCACGCTTGAAGATGGCATCGCGGCACTCGCCTGCGCCGAGGCCGCAGCGCGCTCTGCGCAGACCGGGGAGACTGCGACGATCCTGCCGGACATGCTCTCGGCGCGATGA